GGGATGCCGAGCAGGTCGCCGAAGATCGCGCGCAGCTCGGGCAGACCGGTGAGGCCGCCGTAGTTGCGGCAGTCCGTGCCGGAGCCGTCCGACCAGTCGTCGGCCCCGGGAAGCGTGAGCAGAGCGTTGGAGAGGTCCAGCTGCTCCGGGGAGGGCTTGCCGCGCGTGAGGTCGAGGGTGAGCTTCTCGGTTTTCAGCTGCTCGTAGTTGGCAGCTTGACGCTGATGCTCGGTCTGGAGTTCCTCGTGGCTCATCAACCCGATCTGGGTTTGGCTAGGCATCCGGAGCGGCCTTTCACCGACAATGGTCGGGTAGCGAAAGTGAAGGGGACCCCGCGCACCCGGCAGAGCCCGTTGACCCTTGCTGCCTTCCGGCCCTGGGGGAGTTCACAGGATGCGCGCCGCGCGGGATCCACCACAGAGTGTAGACGCACCCCGCCACTACCGGTGATCCGCCCCGGTGCCCGCCGGGCTCGGGTGCCCGGGAGATGTGACGGTGTTAACGTCCCCCCTCGACAACCGGCGCCCGGACGAGGGGATGGGGATGAGATCGAGCAGGACCGTATCCGCGGCTGCGTTGCTGGCCACGGCGGCAGCGCTCGCGGGCTGCTCCGGCAGCGACACCGGTGCCACCACCGATCCGGTGAAGTGGGACACGGCCCGGGCCTGTGACCTGGCCGACGACGCCACCTTGGCCCCGTTGCTCACCGTCGGGGTCGACGAGGGCACGGAAGCCGACTCGAGTGGACGCGTCACCTGTTCGTGGGGTTCGGCCGAACAGCTCAACACCGTCGCGATCACTCTCACGTCGGCACCGCAGACCGCCCGCGAACTCCGGACGGTGGACGTCGCCGGCCTGACCGGGCGCGTTCTCGCCGAGAGCAAGTACCAGTGCATCGTCGAGTTCGAGACCGACTCCGGGGTGCTCTCGGTCGAGACGAAGTTCGGGCTCGACGCCACCGGCAACCCGGACACCTCGTGTGACCGGGCCGTCCCCCTCGCCGAGCACGCGCTCGGAGAGCTCGGCTGGACGGCCTGAGCACCCCCGATCACCTGCCCGTTTACCAGTACCGGCGAGTCTTTCGGTATGCTCCCCCACGGAGGATTCGCCTAGTGGCCTATGGCGCTCGCCTGGAACGCGGGTTGGGTTAACGCCCTCAGGGGTTCAAATCCCCTATCCTCCGCCGAGACAGCAGGTCAGGACGAGTTCGATGTCCTGGCCTGCTGTCGTTCGTCCCGGCATCCGCCCGCTGTCGGAGCGGATCCCTATGCTCGTGACACTCGATCGAGGGAGGGTCCGGTGCCGGTGTCGGAGGGTGGGTTCTTTCGCATCGTCGACGCGCTCGTCGACGTGGTGCGCACGAAGAACGAGAGATATACCGCGTTCAGCGTGCGAGGCAGGAAGTTCGGCTACCACTGGCCGCGCACGGAGACCGTGGGGCTCAAGCAGACGCTGTCGGAGCAACAGGCCCTGGTGTCCGAACGCCCGGACGTCTTCGAGGAACAGTTCACGGCGGGCGGCTTCGGCTGGGTGGTCGTTCACCTGAACGGCATCGAGGAGGACGAACTGTCCGAGCTGATCTTCGAGGCCTGGCGGCTGTCCGCTCCCGAAGACCTGGTCGCCGAAGTGCCCGATTGGGCCGAGGACTCGCCGCACTGAGGATTTCGCCGGTCACAGGCTTTTCGCACCGTGAATACGTGACTGTTCAACTAAGTCCCCACCTGAGCACGCACGGGAGCCGAGCCGACGCCTCGACCTCGTGACCGGAGGGCACCCGCACGCAGGGGCGGCGTGTGCCAGAGTGGGTCGATTCCGGAGACGAGCACCGAGCGGAGGAGTCGACACGTGATGGACCGGTCCCGACGGACTGTCGTGCTCGCGGTGGTGTTGTCCACACTCGCGGGCTTCGTCGACGCGATCGGTTTCATCACCGTGGGCGGATTCTTCGTCTCGTTCATGAGCGGCAACCTGACCCGATTCAGCGTCAGCGTCGCCGAGGGCGTGTGGTCGAGTGTCGCTACCGCGGGGGCCATCATCGGCACCTTCGTCGTCGGTGTCGTCCTGGGTGCGCTCGTCGGGCACTTCGCCGGCCCGGACCGCCGGACCCGCAAGACTGCGGTACTCGCGACGGTGACCGGCTTCCTCGTTCTCGGTGCCGTCGCCGGCAGCGTGGATCTGACGGTGATCGCGGTGGGCGCGATGATCCTCGCGATGGGGATCGAGAACGCGGTGTTCCAGCGTGACGGCGAGGTCACCATCGGCCTGACGTACATGACCGGCGCACTGGTGAAGATGGGCCAACGCATCGCGGGAGCACTGGTCGGCGGGCCGCGATGGACCTGGCTCCGATATTTCGCCCTGTGGGCGGGGCTCGCGATCGGGGCGGTCGCCGGGGCACTCACGTACCGGGCGGCGGGACTCGGTTCGCTCTGGATCGCCGCCCTGCTGGCGGCGGGCACGACGGTCTACACGTGGCAGTTCCTCACTCGTCCGGCTCACCCGTGACGGCGAGGCCGGACCGGTCCAGCGCCCACCACGTGTCGCCGACGGCCTGGCCGAACGCGTCGCCGGGTTCCCGATCCCCCGTGCTGCGGTAGACGGGGCGCCCGTTCACCACGATCTGGTGAGCGTCGCCGGACGGGATGGTCTCGACCACGACCGTGTCCTCCAGTCCCTCGACGAGGGGTTCCGTCGTGCTCGAGGTGACCGGTTCCCACGACTCCAGGCAGGGGCCGGTGCAGGTGCTCGTCGCCGAGCCGACCTCGTCGGCGTCGTAGACGTACACCGTCAGGCCACCGGCGTCGACGACGACTTCGCCCAGCGTCGTGGGTCCGAGCGTGAGAACCGGTTCGCCCGGCGGGGTGGGTTCCGATGTCGTCGTCGGCGGAGGCGTGTCGTCGTCGAAGGCGTCGTACCCGGCGTCCTCGGACCCGGGCGAGCAGCCCGCGACCAGGAGCAGGATCGAGGCGGCCACCGCCGCCGTCCACGTTCGGTACATGGCCATTCCCCTGTGTCCGATGCGGGCAGGGAACCTGCGGCTACTTCCAGTTCACCGCATCGGACGGCTGCCGCGCAGACACTTCGCCGATGTCGGCGGGCCGTTCTACGCTCGATCCATGAGCTGGTACGTGCCGTCGACGCCGGCGCCGGATCTGTCCGACACGGTGGTGTGTGGCTGGACCGCGCGGTCCGAGGGCGGGGAGCATCTGCTCGTGCCCGATGCCTGCGTCGACGTCCTGTGGATTCGCGGTGTCGGTCTACGGGTCTGCGGACCGGAAACCGCGGCCTGGGCCTTCGTTCTTCCCGACGGCGTCGAATCCACGGGAGTGCGCCTCCGCCCCGGCGAGGCGGCGCACCTGTTCCGGACACCCACCTCCGAGTACCGCGACGTACGCGTGGGCCTGGACGAACTCCTCGGGTCGCCGTGGGATCGGCGGCTCACCGATCGACTCGACAACGCCCCGGGCCCGCGGGCACGAACAGCGATCTTCGAGGACGCCGTGCGGGAGTGGAGAAGGCATCGACCGGAGCCGGACCCGTTCGCTCGGCACGTGTGCGGGGCGCTCGCAGAGTGGAACTGGCCGGTCCGCGACCTCGCCGAACACACGTCGATGACCGAGCGTCGGCTACAGAGACGCTGCAACGACGTGTTCGGGTACAGCCCGGCGACGCTGCGGAGCATCCTGCGACTGCAACGCTTCATGGCCCTTGCACGGCAGGCGCGGGGATCCGGACTCGCCGAGGTGGCTTTCCTCGCCGGCTACAGCGACCAGGCGCACCTGACGCGCGATTGCCGCCGCATCACGTCGCTGACGCCGGTGAGCCTGCTCGCGAGTGCGGCCCCGCACTGGCACGGAGAGGGATCGGTGGTGGCACCCTCCTCGACTTCGGAACGGGTTGCCTGACGGTGTCGGATTTCTTCAATACCGGCCCGGTGCGCTCGGGAACACTGAGCCCATGACTTCCACTTCCGTGAGCCCCCAGGACCACTACCGCGATCTGGCCGCGACGTTCACCGCCCGCGTCGAGGCCGTACCCGACGGGCGCTGGGACGCACCGTCCCCCTGTGCGGGCTGGTCGGCCCGTGAGGTCGTCGCCCACGTGATCGACACCCAGCGAGAAATGGCTGAGCGGATCGGCGTCACCCTCCCGGAAGGGCCGTCGGTCGAGAACGACCCGGTGACGGCGTGGCGAACACTGCGCGACGGCATGCAGGCCGCCCTGGACGATCCCGACGTGGCCGGCCACGAGTTCGACGGGTATTTCGGCAGAACGGATTTCGCGTCCACCATCGACACCTTCTACTGCTTCGACCTGGTCGTCCACGGCTGGGACCTGGCTCGCGCCACCGGGACCGACGAGACGATCCCCGACGCCGACGTCGTCTGGGTCGAGAACGTGGTGCAGGGGCTGGGCGACAACATTCGCATGGAAGGGATCTGCGGACCCGCCGTCGAGGTTCCGGACTCGGCCGACCGCCAGACGAAGCTGCTGGCGTACCTCGGCCGGACGGTGTGACCGTGCCCCTCGGCCGCTGACCCGACCGGCGGGTGCGGGATTTCCGTACACCAGTAAGGTCTTGTCCATGCGCGAACGCCGGTACTCCTCCACGAGCCCAGAGCTCCTGGCTGCGGCCCTCTTCGACGTCGCCGCGGCGGCCGGGCTGGACAATACGTCCGTACGCGAGGTGGCCAAGAAGGCGGGCGTCTCGATCGGTGCCGTCCAGCACCACTTCGCGACGAAGGAGTCCATGTTCGCGTACGCGCTGCGTGCGGTCGTCGACCGGATCCATCGGCGTATCGCGACCGTCCACGAGGCCGACGCCGAGCAGGCCCTCGTCGCGATGCTGGGGCAGCTACTCCCCCTGGACGAGGATCGCGCCCGCGAGGCACACGTGCTGGCCGCGTTCTCGGTGCGCGCCGCCACCACGCCGAGCCTGGCGACGATCCGCCGTCAGGCGCGGTTCGCCGTGCGAACCCTGCTCTCGTCGGTGTTGATCGAATCCGGTGTGCCCGATGCCGAAGCACGTGCGGCACTGCTGCTCTCCTGCGCCGAGGGGCTCGCACTCGCCGCCGTCGGCGCGCCGGAGGACCATCCCGCCGTGTATCTCACCCGCGCACTGGAACTGCAGGTGCGCATGACGCTGTGGGACGCGGACGCGGACCTGCCCCCGGTCGAACTGGCCAGTTGACGGACCACGTCACCATGTCGGGCGCGGGGCGATTCGCCCCGAGCCCCTCCGGCGACCTGCACCTGGGCAACCTGCGGACGGCCGTCCTCGCCTGGCTGTTCGCACGCTCCACCGACCGGCGCTTCCTCCTCCGCGTCGAAGATCTGGACCGCGTGCGTCCGGGGGCCGAAACACGCCAGCTCGACGACCTCGCCGCCCTCGGACTCGACTGGGACGGCCCGGTCGTCCACCAGTCGCAACGGATCGCGCTGTACGAGAACGCCATCGCGCGATTGGCCGCGCAGGGGAGGACGTACGAGTGCTACTGCACGCGCAGAGAGATCCTCGAAGCGGCGTCGGCCCCACACGCACCGGCCGGGGCCTACCCCGGCACC
This genomic interval from Rhodococcus triatomae contains the following:
- a CDS encoding AraC family transcriptional regulator, giving the protein MSWYVPSTPAPDLSDTVVCGWTARSEGGEHLLVPDACVDVLWIRGVGLRVCGPETAAWAFVLPDGVESTGVRLRPGEAAHLFRTPTSEYRDVRVGLDELLGSPWDRRLTDRLDNAPGPRARTAIFEDAVREWRRHRPEPDPFARHVCGALAEWNWPVRDLAEHTSMTERRLQRRCNDVFGYSPATLRSILRLQRFMALARQARGSGLAEVAFLAGYSDQAHLTRDCRRITSLTPVSLLASAAPHWHGEGSVVAPSSTSERVA
- a CDS encoding TIGR03086 family metal-binding protein — encoded protein: MTSTSVSPQDHYRDLAATFTARVEAVPDGRWDAPSPCAGWSAREVVAHVIDTQREMAERIGVTLPEGPSVENDPVTAWRTLRDGMQAALDDPDVAGHEFDGYFGRTDFASTIDTFYCFDLVVHGWDLARATGTDETIPDADVVWVENVVQGLGDNIRMEGICGPAVEVPDSADRQTKLLAYLGRTV
- a CDS encoding DUF3558 family protein; translated protein: MRSSRTVSAAALLATAAALAGCSGSDTGATTDPVKWDTARACDLADDATLAPLLTVGVDEGTEADSSGRVTCSWGSAEQLNTVAITLTSAPQTARELRTVDVAGLTGRVLAESKYQCIVEFETDSGVLSVETKFGLDATGNPDTSCDRAVPLAEHALGELGWTA
- a CDS encoding MmcQ/YjbR family DNA-binding protein, whose translation is MPVSEGGFFRIVDALVDVVRTKNERYTAFSVRGRKFGYHWPRTETVGLKQTLSEQQALVSERPDVFEEQFTAGGFGWVVVHLNGIEEDELSELIFEAWRLSAPEDLVAEVPDWAEDSPH
- a CDS encoding COG4315 family predicted lipoprotein — protein: MYRTWTAAVAASILLLVAGCSPGSEDAGYDAFDDDTPPPTTTSEPTPPGEPVLTLGPTTLGEVVVDAGGLTVYVYDADEVGSATSTCTGPCLESWEPVTSSTTEPLVEGLEDTVVVETIPSGDAHQIVVNGRPVYRSTGDREPGDAFGQAVGDTWWALDRSGLAVTGEPDE
- a CDS encoding TetR/AcrR family transcriptional regulator — its product is MRERRYSSTSPELLAAALFDVAAAAGLDNTSVREVAKKAGVSIGAVQHHFATKESMFAYALRAVVDRIHRRIATVHEADAEQALVAMLGQLLPLDEDRAREAHVLAAFSVRAATTPSLATIRRQARFAVRTLLSSVLIESGVPDAEARAALLLSCAEGLALAAVGAPEDHPAVYLTRALELQVRMTLWDADADLPPVELAS
- a CDS encoding YoaK family protein yields the protein MDRSRRTVVLAVVLSTLAGFVDAIGFITVGGFFVSFMSGNLTRFSVSVAEGVWSSVATAGAIIGTFVVGVVLGALVGHFAGPDRRTRKTAVLATVTGFLVLGAVAGSVDLTVIAVGAMILAMGIENAVFQRDGEVTIGLTYMTGALVKMGQRIAGALVGGPRWTWLRYFALWAGLAIGAVAGALTYRAAGLGSLWIAALLAAGTTVYTWQFLTRPAHP